AGCTTGTTCTTGCACCAGAATCCAATAAACATCTCACAATGCTTCTTCCGTTTTTCGTATCGACCTTGGCAATGATGGTTGGTAGCAGCGTAATAGCATCTTGTTTGAGTATGGATGTCAAAGATGTCTCATTGGTAGATGTGGAGGATTGCGAGGTGCCTTTTGCCTGCGTGTCGCAAGCCATCTTAGATGTGGACGGCTTTGTAGTAGGCGTATCTGGTAAAGGTTTTCTGGCCTGAATTCTAGGATGAGCATGAAGAAGAGTGTGGTGGTTTTTATGGCAAATCCTGCAACCGGTCTTCGTGAAGCAGGCCCCATCTGAGTGGCTGTGAGCCAAACAATTTTCACAATAACCATATTTCTTCACGATGTCTCTTCTTTGCGTTATATTAAGGCCAAGGAAACGTCGGCATTTTCTTAGAGCATGTGGATGGCGGCAGATTCTGCACATAAACTGTCGATTTCCTTTGAACTTatcttgtttatttttctttccgtTATTGCGCATAATGAACTATAAGGTATGTGTAGATATAATTTCTGGTAAGTTGAATCCTTGAAATCGGAGTAGGAAGAGCGTAAAGTGATCTTAAGTGCTTTCCGATGGAAGGATAACCAATTTTGTAATCGGTCTTGTAATAACGCCCTTTTCAGTGACTACATCGGCAACGCGGACTCTACGATCGCTACCAAAATATATCTTCGAAATCCTGCCTAGACGCCAAGTGTTTGGCGGTGTGTTTTCGTCTCTTACGACTACCAACATGTTTTCTTCTAAATTCTCTGTCGGCCGTTGCCACTTGTGGCGTTTATGAAGCTCTTTTAAATActcatctttccatcgggcacAAAAGTGCTGATGAATTGATTGGAGTCTCTGCCAACGATTTAGCAAAGACATAGGAGCTTCACGAACATTCGGATCTATAGGTGCCAAAATGGGCGAACCTATAAGAAAGTGTCCTGGCGTAAGAGCGTCAAAGTCGGATGGACTTTGGGACATAGGCGACAGTGGACGAGAATTGAGGCAAGATTCTATTTTGGACAAAAGCGTTTGGAATTCCTCGAAAGTGTATTTTACGTTTCCAGCAACTTTCCGGAAGTGAAGTTTAAAACTTTTTACTCCAGCTTCCCAAAGGCCTCCCATATGGGGGGCCCCAGGTGGAATAAAATGCCAGGATATATTCTGGTGGGCATAGCCCGATAGGATTGCTTCTTGGGAAGATCGGATAAATTCCTTAGCCAAGGATCTCGAGGCGCCAACAAACGTTGTGCCGTTATCAGAATGAATGTGTAAGGGACATCCCCTACGAGCAATGAAACGACTGAAGGCAGCTAGAAAGGCAGATGTGGAGAGGTCTGAAGTGGCTTCAAGGTGTATTGCCTTGGTGGAAAAGcagacaaacacacatacataaccCTTGGTCATGCGGCAACCTCTTCCTCCATAATATTTAATGTCGAATGGTCCGGCAAAGTCCAGGCCTGTGTGAACAAATGGACGTGAAATTTCAGCTCTCTCTGGAGGGAGAGCTGACATGAGTTGGGTCTGACATCTACGCCTATAGAGGATACAAGGCTTACATTTGTTTATAACCGTCTTTATCAAGTTCTTAACTTTTGGAATCCAATACTGCATACGGATCAACCTTAGAACCAGTTGATTGCCGCCATGGAGGGAAATTTCGTGGACAAAACGAACCAATAGACGGGAGAATTGACAATTATATGGCAGTATAACCGGATGTCTTTCATTATACGTTAAGAATGGAGAAGAAGTAAGCCGACCACAAATCCGTAAAACACCTTCAGAATCGCAAAATGGATTTAAATTCAAAAGCGAACTTGATTTCAAAATGGGATTTTTTAATGACAAGGACAAGTATTCCCTTGGATAGAATGCCTTCTGACTCATGGCAATCAATCGGTCCCGAGTCATTGTTACCTCGGAATTTGATAAAACTCTGGAATCAGCACGAAAATCTGAGCGGTACTTCGAGTGTGTCCTAAAATAAAAACGGTATATGTATGACACGACTCGTAAGGCTctagagaaagaagaaaaatctgTCTAGAATATCCTCAAAGTGGTTAAAATAGGTAAAATTAACCTTCAGAGATTTCCTCTCGATCTCAATAATCTCTGAGGGCACATGGCCATGAATCGCATGATTCCATCAGCCACTGCGGCCCCTTCCACCATACTCGGCTTTCAAGCAGATCCCTAGGATATACACCCCTGCTTGCCAAATCGGCTGGGTTACATTCGGAGGTCACATGACTCCAATTGGAAGGACTAATAACCTCGACAATTTTGGATACCCGATTGGCCACAAACGTCGCCCAATAGCATGGAGGTTTGGACAGCCACGAAAGCACGATTGTGGAGTCCGTCCAACAGtatatagaatacgaatcgacATTCAACTGGGGTATAATGCCGTCAATCATATCGGCGAGTAATGCTGCACCACACAATTCTAAGCGTGGGATAGAAAGGGTTTTGATTGGCGCAACTCTGGTCTTGGATAACACCAGATTGGTGGCAATGGAATCGTTCACCTCAATACGAACGTAAAGAACAGCTGCATATGCCTTTTCAGAGGCATCGCAGAACCCATGGAATTGGATCTTAGAATTCGGAATATATTGGAACCACCGAGGAACTCTTATCTGGTTGATTAACAGATAATTGTCCTGAAACAACCTCCATTGGGACAGAGTCGATGGAGAAATAATTTCGTCCCAGTCAGTCTTTTCCATCCAGATTTGTTGCATAATTatttttgcaataataatgcatgGCGAAAGCCATCCTGCTGGGTCGAAAAGTTTGGAGATTTGGGATAGAACCTCGCGTTTAGAAAAGGCATTTGTAGCCGGAAATGGCTGTATGGAAAAGTAAAAACAGTCAGACATCGCATTCCAGCGAATGCCCAACGTCTTGGCGGTGCTCCGATCATCAAACTGAAGGAAATCATCGCGTAGTAGATCCTCGGAAGGAATGTCGGATAAAATGTCTCTGGAATTCGAGGTCCACTTTCGCATCTGAAAACCTGCTGATTTCAAAGCCTGAACAAGCTGAAGCCGTGCGCCAATAGCATCTGAAACCGAATGTGCTCCTACCAAAGCATCATCCACGTACATTGAATTGCGAAGTATATCGCTTGCGAGAGGATAAATGGATTGAACGTCTTCTGCTAATTGCAGAAGCGTTCGGATTGCCAAATAAGGGGCACAGTTAACACCGAATGTAACTGTCCTAAGCTCATAATCCTGGATAGGTAGATCTGGACTTCTCCGGAAAAGAATACGTTGAAATGAAGCGTGCGATGGATTCACAAGAATCTGGCGATACATCTTCGAGATGTCGCCATTgaatacaaattgaaaaaatctccATTTCAAAATCAGGATAGTAAGATCCTTCTGTAGAACCGGCCCCGGATATAGAACGTCATTAAGACTCGTCCCATTGGAAGTGGAGGATGAAGCATTAAATACGACTCTCACCTTCGTAGTCGTACTTTCTGGTTTTATAACCGCATGGTGGGGAAGATAATAAAACCTTGTGGAATCCCTAGAACAGGGAGGGGGAACCATCCTCATATGATCAAGGCGAACATATTCTTCAAGGACATCGTCATATTCCGCCTTGAACTCGGGAGTTCGAAGAAGCCGGGCTTCATTCTTATAAAATTGTGCCATGGAACCATTTCTGGATTCCCCAATGTGGACCTTACTCGGAAATTCCTCCTTAAAGGGAAGAGAAACCACGTATCGACCATCGTCAGAACGTGTGGTGGTACGAAGGAATAGATCCTCACAAAATTGATCCGAGGGAGACAAGAATCTCCTCCGGGGAAGTtcctccacctcccaaaaacgtGAAATCTCTTTATCTAAAGAGATTTCACAGAAATACGAAACAATAGTGGAAAAGGAGCCCGTTGACTGGACAGGTACCGGACCTGTGAGAATCCAGCCAAACACTGTCTCCTGTGCCATCAAGGAGCCACAAACCGGACTCCGAATTCCTGATAGCATTATCGAAGGAAGCAGATCTCCACCCAATAACAAGTCCACCTTAGAACTCCGGAAGAAATATGGGTCTGCAAGAGGAATATCAGGAAGGGAAGAAAGTAGTCCCGGATCCAAAGTCCTTGATGGTAGACCACCCGCTAGGTGGGGCACTACCAAAGCCGACGCCGATAGCTCGAACTCACCGTTTAAAGTAGAACGTAGAGTAAACGTACATTCTTTTCGCACAGACGCTGAAATGGAGTTATTCAAGCCAGAAATCTGGGCACTTGTGCGCCTGAACGGAAGTCCCATAACATTAAAAAGTCTCTCGGATATGAGAGTGCCCTCAGAACCCGAATCGACCAAAGCCCTCGCGGCGAACTCCAGACCCCCATGGCATACAGTAACCAGGGCCGTGCCCAATAAAACACCCCTAGAATTCGATGAAAAACATGACTGGATGATATTACCTGAAGAAGATTCAGTGGACTGTATTGAATTCGAAGTGCCTGGCTGGGATGAGTTACTAGGACTTGGAGGTGGGGTTGAACTATGTGTGGATGAATTCGAAGGCAAACCCTCCTTATGGAGGAGTGTGTTGTGCTTCTTATTGCACTTGTAGCAGGAGAATTTGCTAGTGCAATTTCTAAGGGTATGGACCTTCGAAAAACAATTTAtgcataaattatttttctttatcgcATCGTATCTCTGACTCTGAGACATCTGCAAGAACTTCGGACATTTGCGAATGACGTGGGACTCTTTGGGGCAAAGATGACATTTGCCAGTACCGACCTTAGTTTGAAATGCACAGACATTACCACCATTTCGCACCCCAGTGGGCCTTGAAGGCCCTCTCTGATTCTGCCTAGAAGTAGAAGCAACCGAATCAGATTGTCGCCTTATCTCAGACACGGATTCAAGTGTCCTATGTCGGTCCGTCAGaaacttatccaattttgaccacttcggaattatggTCTTATCACATAAGGTCTGCTCCCACAATGTAAGTGTCGAGTTAGGTAAGCAATTGGAACATATGAAAATGAATATTGCATCCCACTCCTCCACCTCTACCTCGTAGAGTCTCAACAATTCGATGCAAGAATTAATATCCCTCTGCAAAGCCTTGAGTGCCACTGCCGTTTCATCCGTAATGACAGTAAGTCCGAAAAGTCTCTTCAATTGAATATTTATTAGGACCCTCCTGTTCTCGTATCGCGAACAGAGGTTTGCCCATGCCACCTTGAAATTCTCATTCGTCAGAGGCACTTTACCCACAATGTCGTTCGCTTCACCCCTCGTCTTCTGGCTCAAGTGAAAAAGTCTCTCCACTGAACTCAACCTTGGATTTCTAATACAAACTGCCTCGAATATATCCCGGAAAGTGGGCCACGATGAGTAATTACCATCGAAAATGGGAATTTCACATGGCGGCAGCTTGAAACCAAAACCTGACGTCGTCTCCGATCTAGGAGCCTGAATTGGGGCAGAGAGCTCTTCGATAAGCTCACGGAGTCGTGTATTACAACGACAGTAAGTGACATAGGCACTGGTATATTTGTGTCGCACGGTACCCAATTCCAAATCATCCGTCTTACCCTCATCGTCTTCCTGTTCCTCACTAGCCATATCAGACAGACATTGCTCATATGAATACCTGAGCCTCTCCCAAATTGAGGTCAACTCTTCCTTGTGAACCTCTAGCGAATGAACAGATGTCATAGGGAAGTCCTTGTCATTCAAGCTCGCCTCGAAGACGACAAGGTTATCAGCCAACCGGATAAATTTGTCCAATGACATATTGAACCCGAACTGCGTATGCAAATTTGGAAAGTGTAATTATCGGACAGAATCAATTATGGAAATTTAAATCTTTAGCGAATACTGGCACAAGGCAATAAATTTAGCAAATTCCTCAAAGTACTTCTAGAAGCTGCTGTCCTGCCAATATTAGCAACACTGGACACACTATATACTCAAAAGATTAGATAATTTAACGATAAAAGAAGCATAcagcaaaaataaatattcgattttaaactagataaatatttaatggaaatttgggTTTATAGcacgaaaaatttaagttaaaaagtTAGAAAGCTGAGAAGATTCAATTCAGAATATATTGAAAAACTGAGAAAATAATTTCAACCGAGTGAAGAAAAATAGTTATTTaaacaacaaatacaaatggaaaaatattttagaaatttcAGTCTCTTGAAATGTatcgaattttaataaaatatatgacATAATAAAATGCTTCGGAACGAACTCACTTTTAGCAATAGCAATCAATAAAAAATGtagataaaaaaacaaaaaatataaaaaataaataaaatttaaagaaatatatgatattatatttaaaaaataactcAAAGGATTCAGCTATCGAAAACTTTCAGGTATATAGCGCTGAAATCGTATATTCCGTCTCTATACTTTCACAGGGTTCGCTGGGATTACGTgctaaattcataaaaatccaaTTGAGGTGAAAGCAAGCAAACAGCTGACGAGGTCGTTGACCtatcttttcttttcttcccTATTCAGAGAACCAGGGAAACAAAATGGGACTAAATAGAACACCaaactctttctctctctcggcAAGGTACACGGCTGCGGCAAACAGAGAGTTAGCTCCATAAGGTGGGGGCGTCAACAAATTAAATGAGACGAGATAAATTGAGTGAGACCACCCGCATGCAAAAGAAGGCAGGGATGCCAAATAACTTTTCTTCTTAAATCGATCACGGATTGTGCAAATTCGATGGGAAATGGACAACTTCGAGTTTATATACTAGAACGAAAATAGCAAATTGTACTACGGGGTCTCTAACCATTCAATCTGTGTCTCAGGGCATTTCCCCAGTAAAGAACAGTTTTGATGTCAATCTAATAAAAATCCTCTAAGACCAACGCAAGTGCATGTcacggag
The genomic region above belongs to Stomoxys calcitrans chromosome 5, idStoCalc2.1, whole genome shotgun sequence and contains:
- the LOC131997831 gene encoding uncharacterized protein LOC131997831, producing the protein MRNNGKKNKQDKFKGNRQFMCRICRHPHALRKCRRFLGLNITQRRDIVKKYGYCENCLAHSHSDGACFTKTGCRICHKNHHTLLHAHPRIQARKPLPDTPTTKPSTSKMACDTQAKGTSQSSTSTNETSLTSILKQDAITLLPTIIAKVDTKNGRSIVRCLLDSGARTSCISSKTVDKLNLMTLALDEETICPITLLSIHDENVSIKTVLKMTNRVTISTPSNSISKSIRQKFHNFILADVEFFKPAPIDIIFGVDIYAKILSEGILCRSGLPTAQNTIFGWSIYGLCSK